The DNA segment TTCGCCCTCGCTGGACGCGATAATCACAGCTGCCGATGCGTCTCCGGTTATATTCACTGACGATCGGCACATGTCGATGAGCCTGTCCACACCAAGGATGAGTGCTATCCCTTCGAGGGGGATACCGATCGTATCGAGAACCATGGCGAGAGTGATCACACCGATTCCGGGCACTCCGGCTGCGCCTATCGACGCCAGGGTCGCCATCAGTACTATGGTCAACTGGTCACCGAAGGTCAGCGGGATGCCGTAGATCTGTGCGATGAAGACTGCGGCCACTCCCTGATAGAGCGCCGTGCCGTCCATGTTTATCGTAGCCCCGAGGGGAAGGACGAAGCTCGATACTTCATCGGAGACTCCAAGGTTTTTTTCGGCGCATTCCATCGTCACCGGCAGGGTAGCGTTGCTCGATGAGGTAGAGAATGCGATCAGCTGGGCCGGGCGGATACCTTTGAAGAAATCGACCGGTCCCATTCCCGAGAATAACTTCACCGCGGCCGAATACACGAAAATGCCATGGATGGCCAGTCCCGAGATGACGACTAGTGAATAACCCAGAAGGGAGAGCAGGATATCCATTCCGAACTTTCCAACTACCGCCGCGATAAGGGCCATTACTCCAAGAGGAGCGAGTTTCATCACCAGATGGACCATCTGGATCATTCCCTCGCTGACCGCATCGAAGAACTCGATCACAGGTCTCCCCTTATTTCCAGGGATGAGCGTGACCGCCACTCCGAACAGCAGAGCGAAGAATATGATCTGAAGCATGTTCGCTTCGGCGAGACTTTCTATCGGGTTTTGCGGTATGATCCGAGTCAGGGTCTCGACTACACCCGGTTTATCCATCGCTATCTCTATTTTATCCGCAGCCTCCGCCTGATAAGATGACATGAGGCGTTCCCTGGTCGATTCGTCGATCGATCTTCCAGGCGCGATAAGGTTGCCGAGGATCAAACCTATTGTTATCGCTATGGCTGTTGTACACAGGTAATATCCTATGGTCTTCAGTCCTATTCTGCCCAGTTTTCTGATATCGCCGAGGCTTGCCGTTCCAACGAATAGAGAGGAGAATACCAGTGGTACTACTATCATCCTTATCAAACGGATAAACAGTTTGCCGATGGGCTCGATCTTTTCAGCATGAGGTCCTAATAACAGGCCGAGCGGGATACCGGCGACCAGGCCGATAAGGATCTTCGTATGAAGCTTTGTGTTCATAAAGGCTTTGAAGAGCTTCATTCTTTTCCTCTTTCCTCTGATCGGTCTCCGCAGGTCACGGCCGGACCAAAATGACTTGAAATCCCCTTTAATGTAAGACAATATAGCTATGATTAAAACAACTTTCCGGTACACGGAGTACGGAGCCTGCCCCGGCCCGCCGCCCCGCCCGTGTCGGTCAACTGATGAGGATGTGACATATGGGATCCACAAGATCGTCGGTATTGAATGTTCTGGCAATGCTGCTGGCCCTCTCGATGGCATCCTCGGGATGTTCTTCAGGTGAGGAAGTCTATGAAAAACATCGTCTGTCGATGGTCAGGGAGCAGATCAAATCCAGGGGAATAGCTGACGAGGCTGTCCTGGAGGCGATGAGAGGAGTCTCCAGGCATTTCTTCGTTCCGAGAGAGTACATGAGCATGGCTTATATAGACAGCCCGCTTCCAATCGGGGAAGAACAGACGATCTCCCAGCCCTATATCGTGGCTCTCATGACAGAGTCTCTCGGACCGGGACAGGGAGACAGGATCCTCGAGATCGGGACCGGGTCCGGATACCAGGCGGCTGTACTGGCCTGCATAGTAGATTCAGTTTTTACGATAGAGATCATTCCGAGCCTTGCTGCTGGTGCCGAAGCGCTTCTCGACAGTCTCGGATATGATAATGTAATGGTAAGGACGGGCGATGGTTATTACGGATGGCCCGAGAAAGGGCCGTTTGATGGAATTATCGTCACGGCCGCGGCGCCACATCTTCCCGGGGAACTGACTTCCCAGCTGAAAACAGGTGGCAGGCTGGTCATCCCGATCGGAAGTTTCCCTCAGAAACTGCTTGTTTATGTCAAGAGGCCGGAAGGCCTTGAGCTGGTCTCGTCGACATCGGTACGCTTTGTGCCGATGACTGGCAGGATCAGGGAAAGAGGAAATGATGATACGGAGTAGGATGTTCGTATTGGCCGGGATGTCCCTGATGCTGGCGGCTTTTACCATGGTCACCGGGGGATGCGCTACGACAGGTATCAATGCAGGGCAGATGAACCTCATATCGTCGGCTGAAGAAGTAAAGATGGGGCAGGATCTGTCTCTGGAAGTCGAAAAGGAATTCGAGGTCTACCAGGATTCAGAAGTGGCTGCATATATCGACCGGGTAGGTCAGCGACTGGCCAGGGTCAGCGACCGCCCCGATATCCGGTATAGTTTCAAGGTCATCAGGAAAGACGAGATGAACGCTTTCGCATTGCCGGGGGGATATATATACATATATACCGGGCTTCTTTCCGAACTCGATGACGAGGCCCAGCTGGCCGGAGTCCTGGCTCACGAGATCGGACACGTTACGGCCAGACACTCTACCGAGAGGCTTTCCACCATGT comes from the Candidatus Latescibacterota bacterium genome and includes:
- a CDS encoding dicarboxylate/amino acid:cation symporter — translated: MKLFKAFMNTKLHTKILIGLVAGIPLGLLLGPHAEKIEPIGKLFIRLIRMIVVPLVFSSLFVGTASLGDIRKLGRIGLKTIGYYLCTTAIAITIGLILGNLIAPGRSIDESTRERLMSSYQAEAADKIEIAMDKPGVVETLTRIIPQNPIESLAEANMLQIIFFALLFGVAVTLIPGNKGRPVIEFFDAVSEGMIQMVHLVMKLAPLGVMALIAAVVGKFGMDILLSLLGYSLVVISGLAIHGIFVYSAAVKLFSGMGPVDFFKGIRPAQLIAFSTSSSNATLPVTMECAEKNLGVSDEVSSFVLPLGATINMDGTALYQGVAAVFIAQIYGIPLTFGDQLTIVLMATLASIGAAGVPGIGVITLAMVLDTIGIPLEGIALILGVDRLIDMCRSSVNITGDASAAVIIASSEGELDRNAVRMKGRDK
- a CDS encoding protein-L-isoaspartate(D-aspartate) O-methyltransferase, which translates into the protein MGSTRSSVLNVLAMLLALSMASSGCSSGEEVYEKHRLSMVREQIKSRGIADEAVLEAMRGVSRHFFVPREYMSMAYIDSPLPIGEEQTISQPYIVALMTESLGPGQGDRILEIGTGSGYQAAVLACIVDSVFTIEIIPSLAAGAEALLDSLGYDNVMVRTGDGYYGWPEKGPFDGIIVTAAAPHLPGELTSQLKTGGRLVIPIGSFPQKLLVYVKRPEGLELVSSTSVRFVPMTGRIRERGNDDTE
- a CDS encoding M48 family metalloprotease — translated: MMIRSRMFVLAGMSLMLAAFTMVTGGCATTGINAGQMNLISSAEEVKMGQDLSLEVEKEFEVYQDSEVAAYIDRVGQRLARVSDRPDIRYSFKVIRKDEMNAFALPGGYIYIYTGLLSELDDEAQLAGVLAHEIGHVTARHSTERLSTMYGYQILADLILGENPNMWAEMVVNIFSTGGFLAYSRKNEYEADKLGVWYSSSAGYDPSGVSELLGKLQSMHEREPGKLEELLSTHPPTSDRIDQVGLIIGTFPAGKGERNRSDYEAMKKRLP